The following are encoded together in the Triticum dicoccoides isolate Atlit2015 ecotype Zavitan chromosome 6B, WEW_v2.0, whole genome shotgun sequence genome:
- the LOC119322415 gene encoding uncharacterized protein LOC119322415, whose amino-acid sequence MESVGVVYKFACDVLANQDFVEAFLRGQGRPSDQAAAAYSLGDLHKGAAKISNDILDSVGVSVYATTENSITVYATNGAICFRCNLLILTRVECPTFPKMAPETCPQPEPAKLSYEIQISLGTMILESKAQRRNPMICSLILLIGASTYWTPQKLPKETQGRTDLYVGRWMKYKPRDKAQYIGVSNETPYGVMQFVHAAKLDGLPKIMSI is encoded by the exons atggagtcagttggggtcgtctATAAATTTGCTTGTGATGTGCTTGCAAACCAAGACTTTGTTGAGGCTTTTCTGCGGGGTCAGGGGAGACCCAGTGATCAAGCGGCAGCGGCCTACAGCCTGGGAGACCTGCACAAGGGAGCCGCCAAGATCTCCAACGACATCCTCGACTCTGTCGG GGTTTCAGTATATGCAACAACAGAAAATTCGATAACAGTATACGCGACAAATGGTGCTATTTGCTTTCGCTGCAATCTCCTCATACTTACCAGGGTTGAGTGCCCAACATTCCCGAAGATGGCACCCGAGACGTGTCCGCAGCCAGAACCAGCGAAGTTGTCGTATGAGATTCAGATCTCTCTTGGAACA ATGATCTTGGAGAGCAAAGCACAGAGAAGGAATCCCATGATATGCTCTCTTATTCTTTTAATCGGGGCATCAACATACTGGACACCGCAGAAATTGCCG AAGGAGACTCAAGGGAGGACTGATCTGTATGTAGGCAGGTGGATGAAATACAAGCCACGAGATAAA GCACAATATATCGGTGTTTCCAATGAAACCCCGTACGGAGTAATGCAGTTTGTACATGCTGCAAAGCTTGATGGACTTCCAAAGATTATGAGCATCTAG